In Terriglobia bacterium, one DNA window encodes the following:
- a CDS encoding class I SAM-dependent methyltransferase, with the protein MTRIVSQNSHLEQTEYKTLGLDALVSRLQGDRKYFILDLGQALGVNVEFWSRFQCRLYIEDFYRSYSARVASGPDDPKETILAELLPFSEEARFDIILAWDLFNYLNLEEIEALVGRLDRWCRPGTLLFTLLSYLPQIPAEPFVFRILDTQRMIYETSTRETRPCPRYQPRDLVRFLARFDVSSCFLLRHGVQEFIFAYRDDPKR; encoded by the coding sequence ATGACTCGGATTGTCTCCCAGAATTCACATCTCGAACAGACAGAGTACAAGACGCTCGGGCTCGACGCTCTGGTGAGCCGTCTGCAAGGCGACCGCAAGTATTTCATCCTCGATCTGGGACAGGCACTCGGCGTCAATGTGGAATTCTGGTCCAGATTCCAGTGCCGGCTTTACATCGAGGATTTCTACCGCAGTTACAGCGCCAGGGTCGCTTCGGGTCCGGATGATCCTAAAGAGACAATTCTGGCAGAGCTCTTGCCGTTCAGCGAGGAGGCGCGCTTCGACATCATCCTGGCTTGGGATCTGTTCAACTACCTGAATCTGGAAGAGATTGAGGCGCTCGTCGGGCGCCTCGACAGATGGTGCCGGCCGGGAACCCTGCTCTTTACCCTGCTCTCGTACCTGCCTCAGATCCCCGCCGAACCTTTCGTCTTCAGGATCCTGGACACCCAACGGATGATTTACGAAACGAGCACGCGAGAAACCCGGCCCTGCCCGCGCTACCAGCCCAGAGACCTGGTCAGGTTTCTCGCGCGGTTTGATGTGTCCAGCTGCTTCCTCCTGCGCCATGGAGTCCAGGAATTCATTTTTGCGTACAGGGATGACCCGAAGCGGTAA
- the uvrA gene encoding excinuclease ABC subunit UvrA, producing MLEKIVVRGARQHNLKDIDLEIPRQKLTVVTGLSGSGKSSLAFDTIYAEGQRRYIESLSAFARQFLEQMEKPDVDSVEGLSPAISIEQKTTSRSPRSTVGTVTEIYDYMRLLFASIGKPHCHLCGRPITHQTLDKIVDSILTYPNETRVMILAPVVRGRKGEFRKLFEKYLKKGYVRVRVDGRIYDLDEEIQLPKTRAHTVEVVVDRILIRSGIRRRLELSVKAAMDLAEGLVAVAALDLEEKLFSERQACIDCGVNIPTLEPRSFSFNSKYGACPECDGMGIKMVLNPEKVIPDASVPISAIQFPVENRRVAGFLREALLTVARNFKADSATPFAQLPGNAREVYFYGSTEPLTFAYDDYHYSATFRGIARWLEELRSDEEDTRLQEEVGLLFSAQACPACGGARLRPESRAVKLDGMGIDDFSRLPLGKALQAFRQLTLTAREHKIAGQVLKEIKERLEFLLNVGVAYLSLDRPVSTLSGGEGQRIRLATQIGSKLRGVLYVLDEPSIGLHARDNRRLLDTLTELRDMGNTIIVVEHDEETIRSADHIVDLGPGAGNAGGRVVVAGTLDQVQRQPDSLTGKYLSGELRIEYSRIRRIGNGKRLVLKGARHNNLQNLTVEFPLGLFLCVTGVSGSGKSSLVDDILYRALSRKLHHALFDPGEHDEILGLEHLDKVIEIDQSPIGRTPRSNPATYTGLFTHIRELFALLPESRMRGYKPGRFSFNVQGGRCETCQGEGLRRIEMSFLPEVHVLCETCHGKRYNRETLTVKYKGYSIADLLEMNISDAYPLLENIPAIAQKLQTLNSVGLGYVQLGQAATTLSGGEAQRVKLARELSRRATGKTLYILDEPTTGLHFHDVKKLLDILNSLVELGNTVIVIEHNLDVIKMADWVIDLGPEGGEGGGRIVALGSPEDVAKVKHSATGQALRTVLKKQ from the coding sequence ATGCTAGAGAAGATCGTGGTGCGCGGCGCGCGCCAACACAACCTCAAGGACATCGACCTCGAAATTCCGCGGCAGAAGCTGACGGTAGTTACCGGCCTTTCCGGTTCGGGCAAGTCCAGCCTGGCATTCGACACGATTTATGCAGAAGGGCAGCGCCGCTACATCGAATCGCTCTCGGCCTTCGCGCGCCAGTTCCTCGAACAGATGGAGAAGCCGGATGTTGACAGTGTGGAAGGGCTGTCTCCGGCAATCAGCATCGAGCAAAAGACCACGAGCCGCAGCCCGCGTTCGACCGTCGGCACTGTCACGGAGATCTACGACTACATGCGTCTGCTGTTCGCCTCCATCGGCAAACCACACTGTCATCTCTGTGGACGTCCGATAACGCACCAGACCCTGGATAAGATCGTTGACTCGATCCTGACCTACCCGAACGAAACACGCGTCATGATTCTCGCGCCGGTGGTGCGGGGTAGAAAAGGCGAGTTCAGAAAACTCTTCGAGAAGTACCTGAAGAAAGGGTATGTCAGGGTCAGAGTGGATGGCCGCATCTATGATCTTGATGAAGAGATTCAGCTTCCAAAAACCCGGGCCCACACGGTCGAAGTCGTGGTCGACCGGATTCTGATCAGATCCGGCATCCGCCGCCGGCTCGAGCTTTCCGTCAAGGCGGCCATGGATTTGGCCGAGGGGCTGGTGGCGGTGGCAGCCCTCGACCTGGAGGAAAAGCTGTTTTCGGAGCGACAGGCCTGCATCGATTGCGGGGTGAACATTCCCACGCTGGAACCACGCTCTTTCTCCTTCAACTCCAAGTACGGCGCCTGTCCGGAATGCGATGGAATGGGCATTAAAATGGTGCTCAACCCGGAAAAAGTCATTCCCGATGCGAGCGTTCCCATCTCGGCAATTCAATTCCCCGTTGAGAACAGGAGGGTCGCCGGCTTTTTGCGCGAGGCGCTTCTCACAGTTGCCAGGAATTTCAAGGCCGACAGTGCGACCCCGTTTGCGCAGCTGCCGGGCAATGCCCGGGAGGTCTATTTTTACGGCAGCACGGAACCACTGACCTTTGCTTATGACGACTATCACTATTCCGCCACGTTTCGCGGCATCGCGCGGTGGCTGGAGGAATTGCGTTCCGACGAGGAAGATACCCGCCTCCAGGAGGAAGTGGGTCTGTTGTTTTCGGCCCAGGCCTGTCCCGCATGCGGCGGAGCCCGGTTACGCCCCGAAAGCAGGGCCGTCAAGCTGGATGGGATGGGGATCGATGATTTCTCCCGCTTGCCGCTGGGCAAGGCTCTCCAGGCGTTTCGTCAACTCACACTGACTGCGCGCGAGCATAAGATCGCCGGACAAGTCTTGAAGGAGATCAAAGAGCGGCTCGAGTTCCTCCTGAATGTGGGTGTCGCCTATCTTTCGCTGGACCGCCCGGTCTCGACGCTCTCCGGGGGAGAGGGGCAACGCATCCGGCTGGCCACTCAGATCGGGTCGAAGCTGAGAGGAGTGCTCTATGTTCTGGATGAGCCCTCGATCGGATTGCACGCGCGCGACAACAGGCGCCTCCTCGATACACTGACCGAATTGAGAGACATGGGCAACACGATCATAGTGGTGGAACACGACGAGGAGACAATCCGAAGTGCCGACCATATTGTCGATCTGGGACCGGGAGCCGGGAATGCCGGGGGTAGGGTGGTCGTGGCGGGAACGCTGGACCAGGTCCAGCGGCAGCCGGATTCGCTTACCGGCAAGTACCTGAGCGGCGAATTGCGCATCGAGTACTCCCGGATCCGCCGGATTGGCAACGGCAAGCGGTTGGTGCTGAAGGGCGCCCGGCACAACAACCTGCAGAATCTCACCGTCGAGTTTCCACTCGGGCTGTTCCTCTGCGTAACCGGCGTCTCCGGCTCGGGCAAGTCTTCGCTTGTGGACGATATTCTATATCGGGCGCTTTCCCGCAAGCTCCATCACGCGCTTTTCGATCCCGGGGAGCATGATGAAATTCTGGGCCTGGAACACCTCGACAAAGTGATCGAGATCGACCAGTCTCCCATCGGCCGGACCCCACGCTCCAACCCTGCAACCTACACCGGATTGTTCACCCACATCCGGGAACTGTTTGCATTGCTTCCCGAATCCCGCATGCGCGGGTACAAACCCGGCCGCTTCAGCTTCAATGTTCAAGGGGGCCGGTGCGAGACTTGCCAGGGTGAAGGGTTGCGCCGAATCGAGATGAGCTTCCTGCCCGAGGTGCACGTGCTCTGCGAGACCTGCCACGGCAAGCGCTATAACCGCGAGACTCTGACGGTCAAATACAAGGGATATTCGATCGCCGATCTGCTGGAGATGAACATCAGCGACGCCTACCCGCTGCTCGAGAACATTCCGGCGATTGCCCAGAAACTGCAGACGCTCAACAGCGTGGGTTTGGGCTATGTTCAGTTGGGCCAGGCAGCGACGACGCTCTCAGGTGGCGAAGCGCAAAGGGTCAAGCTGGCGCGCGAGCTCAGCCGCCGTGCCACAGGCAAAACCCTCTATATCCTGGACGAGCCCACCACGGGGTTGCACTTTCACGATGTCAAGAAACTGCTCGACATACTCAACAGCCTGGTGGAACTCGGGAACACCGTGATCGTGATCGAGCACAACCTCGATGTCATCAAGATGGCCGACTGGGTCATCGACCTCGGCCCCGAAGGGGGCGAAGGCGGAGGCAGGATCGTTGCCCTCGGCTCTCCCGAGGACGTCGCCAAGGTCAAGCACTCTGCCACGGGCCAGGCCCTCCGCACTGTTCTCAAAAAGCAGTGA
- a CDS encoding polymer-forming cytoskeletal protein encodes MIWKKSDSEEAAAPAQFQPSPAPLTRTQPQPARERALIGASIEIKGNVTGGEDLFIEGRVDGKIELQQHSVTVGKSGRVNADIIGRTIVVMGEVDGNLCGEEQIILHQSCRVHGNLFAPRVTLEDGCNFKGSIDMAPKAAAETTPPQPAALEISPAIPPFQRHDRTTEEI; translated from the coding sequence ATGATATGGAAAAAGTCCGATTCTGAAGAGGCCGCAGCCCCGGCCCAGTTTCAGCCGTCGCCGGCACCCCTGACACGCACCCAGCCGCAACCTGCAAGAGAGCGCGCCCTGATCGGCGCATCGATCGAAATCAAGGGCAACGTCACCGGCGGAGAGGATTTGTTCATAGAAGGGCGGGTCGACGGAAAAATCGAATTGCAGCAGCACAGCGTCACTGTCGGCAAGAGCGGGCGCGTAAATGCGGACATCATCGGCCGCACTATTGTGGTTATGGGTGAGGTTGACGGCAACCTCTGCGGGGAGGAACAGATCATTTTGCACCAGTCATGCAGGGTGCACGGCAACTTGTTTGCCCCGCGCGTGACCCTGGAGGACGGCTGTAATTTCAAGGGCAGCATCGACATGGCGCCCAAGGCTGCCGCCGAAACAACCCCTCCGCAGCCTGCGGCACTGGAAATAAGCCCGGCGATACCGCCGTTTCAGCGACACGATAGAACCACGGAAGAGATCTAA
- a CDS encoding DUF6335 family protein: protein MAKIKDPAIIIDAGRAESPQVPVDEEVEEEFHEAEQRGRCNELARKLHEHTDKQPEISGGDPDAAWDQADAGDETVGGDNPTPNQDIVDELGLAAGIVYEDSEPLHTAEKLEQRDKKRWELDPASSEDYPERNLRPAQSLPRSPRRRKR, encoded by the coding sequence ATGGCCAAAATCAAAGATCCTGCGATCATCATTGATGCCGGCAGGGCGGAGAGCCCGCAGGTTCCCGTGGACGAAGAAGTCGAAGAAGAATTCCACGAGGCCGAACAGCGGGGCCGGTGCAATGAACTGGCGCGCAAGCTGCATGAACACACCGACAAGCAACCTGAGATCTCCGGCGGCGACCCGGATGCTGCGTGGGACCAGGCGGATGCGGGGGATGAGACGGTCGGCGGCGACAATCCTACGCCGAATCAGGACATTGTTGATGAACTCGGGCTGGCCGCGGGGATCGTCTACGAAGATTCTGAACCTCTCCATACCGCGGAAAAGCTGGAGCAGCGGGACAAGAAACGCTGGGAACTTGATCCGGCCTCGTCGGAGGACTACCCCGAGCGCAATCTCCGGCCGGCCCAGAGCCTCCCAAGATCGCCCAGAAGAAGGAAGCGCTGA
- a CDS encoding NADP-dependent malic enzyme yields the protein MIRKQDALDYHSEGRRGKIEVIATKPCQTQRDLSLAYTPGVAEPCLEIEANPEDAYRYTAKGNLVAVVTNGTAVLGLGNIGPLAGKPVMEGKGVLFKRFADVDVFDIELNSLDSDDIIKAVMLLEPTFGGINLEDIKAPECFYIEETLKARMNIPVFHDDQHGTAIISGAALLNALELVGKKIENVRVVFSGAGAAGIACAKLYERLGAKKENILLVDTKGVVFEGRTEGMSPYKQYFARSTKARTLADAMKGADVFCGVSAKGVVSQEMVRSMADNPIVFAMANPDPEITYNDALAARPDVIMATGRSDFPNQVNNVLGFPFIFRGALDVRARAINDEMKIAACMALANLAKQDVPDSVIRAYGGKKLGFGREYIIPKPFDPRVLLWEAPAVARAAMESGVARQPISDFEAYKDALEARLGKSREVMRVFIHKAQSAPKRIVFPEGEEEKILRAAQIIIDDKIAQPILLGNIAAIQHHIAELGLDLKGAELIDPTTSPKLAEYVATFYRERQRKGVTPYSAERRVKNHNVFGMMMIQSGEADGLISGLTQHYPDTLRPALQIIGKKEGVRKVAGLYMMIFKHRTVFIGDATVNIEPGAEDLAEIALLTAERVRQFDIEPRIAMLSFSNFGGTKHPLAEKVTRAVELVKKAAPELMIDGEMQADTAVAPEIIQEVYPFSTLKEPANVLICPDLTSANIAYKLLAHLGGATAIGPMLMGIRKPVYLLIPGNDVSDIVNTTALAVCDAQVTGRRPAGIESAKAGEA from the coding sequence ATGATCCGTAAGCAAGACGCACTGGATTACCATTCAGAAGGAAGACGCGGCAAAATCGAGGTGATCGCGACCAAACCCTGCCAGACTCAACGCGATCTCTCCCTTGCCTACACGCCCGGAGTCGCCGAGCCGTGCCTCGAGATCGAGGCCAACCCCGAAGATGCCTATCGTTATACTGCCAAGGGCAACCTGGTTGCGGTCGTCACCAACGGTACCGCGGTGCTCGGCCTCGGCAATATCGGCCCGCTCGCCGGCAAGCCCGTCATGGAAGGCAAGGGGGTGCTATTCAAGCGCTTCGCGGATGTCGACGTCTTCGATATCGAATTGAATTCCCTGGATTCCGACGACATCATCAAAGCGGTCATGCTGCTGGAACCGACTTTCGGCGGCATCAACCTGGAGGACATCAAGGCTCCCGAGTGCTTCTACATCGAAGAGACGCTCAAGGCCCGGATGAACATACCGGTTTTTCACGACGACCAGCACGGCACAGCCATCATCAGCGGTGCGGCGCTGCTCAATGCCCTCGAACTCGTGGGCAAGAAAATCGAGAACGTGCGCGTCGTCTTCTCGGGCGCCGGCGCAGCCGGCATCGCCTGCGCCAAGCTTTACGAACGCCTGGGAGCAAAGAAGGAGAACATTCTTCTCGTCGACACCAAAGGCGTGGTCTTTGAGGGCCGGACGGAAGGGATGTCTCCATACAAACAGTATTTCGCCAGATCCACGAAAGCGCGGACCCTGGCAGATGCCATGAAAGGTGCCGACGTCTTCTGCGGCGTATCCGCCAAGGGCGTCGTAAGCCAGGAAATGGTGCGCTCCATGGCCGACAACCCGATCGTCTTTGCCATGGCTAATCCTGATCCCGAGATCACCTACAACGATGCTCTCGCTGCCCGGCCCGATGTCATCATGGCCACCGGACGCTCCGATTTTCCCAACCAGGTCAACAATGTTCTCGGATTTCCTTTCATTTTCCGGGGCGCACTCGATGTGCGCGCCAGGGCCATAAACGACGAAATGAAGATCGCCGCCTGCATGGCACTGGCAAATCTCGCAAAGCAGGACGTGCCGGATTCCGTGATCCGCGCCTACGGCGGTAAGAAGCTGGGCTTCGGACGCGAGTACATCATTCCCAAGCCGTTCGATCCCCGAGTCCTGCTGTGGGAAGCGCCGGCGGTCGCCCGGGCTGCCATGGAGTCGGGCGTGGCGCGCCAGCCCATCTCGGACTTCGAAGCTTATAAGGACGCCCTCGAAGCCAGGTTGGGCAAGTCACGCGAGGTGATGCGGGTCTTCATTCATAAGGCGCAATCCGCTCCAAAGCGCATCGTGTTCCCGGAGGGCGAGGAAGAGAAGATCCTGCGAGCCGCACAGATCATCATCGACGACAAGATCGCTCAGCCCATTCTGCTCGGGAACATCGCGGCTATCCAGCATCACATCGCGGAACTGGGCCTGGATCTGAAGGGCGCGGAGCTGATTGATCCCACAACGTCGCCGAAGCTGGCGGAATACGTCGCAACCTTTTATCGGGAGCGTCAGCGAAAAGGAGTGACCCCTTACAGCGCCGAGCGCAGGGTGAAGAACCATAACGTCTTCGGCATGATGATGATTCAGAGCGGCGAAGCAGACGGGTTGATTTCGGGGCTCACTCAGCACTACCCGGACACCCTGAGGCCTGCGCTCCAGATCATCGGCAAAAAGGAAGGGGTCCGCAAGGTTGCAGGGCTGTACATGATGATCTTCAAGCATCGGACCGTTTTTATCGGTGATGCCACGGTAAACATCGAACCCGGCGCCGAGGACCTGGCAGAGATCGCTCTCCTGACGGCTGAAAGAGTCCGGCAGTTCGACATCGAGCCCAGGATCGCCATGTTGTCCTTCAGCAACTTCGGCGGCACCAAGCATCCGCTGGCTGAGAAAGTGACGCGCGCAGTGGAACTGGTCAAGAAAGCGGCACCCGAATTGATGATTGACGGCGAGATGCAGGCCGACACGGCCGTGGCGCCGGAAATCATTCAGGAAGTGTACCCCTTCAGCACCCTGAAGGAGCCGGCCAACGTGTTGATCTGCCCCGATCTCACTTCGGCAAATATCGCATACAAACTGCTGGCGCACCTCGGAGGCGCAACCGCAATCGGTCCCATGCTCATGGGTATCCGTAAGCCGGTCTACCTGTTGATTCCGGGGAACGATGTCAGCGATATTGTGAACACCACGGCACTCGCGGTTTGTGATGCACAAGTCACGGGGCGCAGGCCCGCAGGTATCGAAAGCGCCAAAGCGGGCGAGGCCTAG
- a CDS encoding M48 family metalloprotease: MKNPNQGRVFSARLVLASLVLVLVPAAFAQRTQLKPGWNLFTPAQDVEMGRQVTADAERQLPMLNDRRVDDYLNRLGLRLAAKAPGEKYPYQFKAVNDMSINAFALPGGFLFVNRGTMEAADDEAQLAGVMAHEIGHAALRHGTNQASKAYLAQVPLAILGGLGGRSVGAVLAQIGAGFATDSVLLKYSRDAERQADLLGTQVLYDTRYDPRAMLQFFEKLQAQGGSRMPQWLSSHPNTENRISDISVEIDRLGGPPQGAIADSAEFQAIRKYVRSLPRPKEAPATKPQSDVQPRAQRPPKPSNQLRDYENDILRLRHPDNWSARDSDQSVMIAPDNGIIAGSQGDSLAYGMMISVFPPQAGRSGRFDLQEATNQLIAGLQRENPNMRVTKSSAQLRVGGERALATTLRNDSPVGGTETNWLVTVLRPEGLVYFVGVAPEQEYGDYRRALENMVNSARFIAK, from the coding sequence ATGAAAAATCCGAATCAAGGTCGGGTTTTTAGCGCCCGTTTGGTGCTGGCATCGTTGGTATTGGTGCTGGTCCCTGCTGCATTTGCACAGCGCACGCAGCTGAAGCCGGGCTGGAATCTGTTCACTCCGGCGCAGGACGTCGAAATGGGGCGCCAGGTGACTGCGGATGCTGAGCGGCAGCTCCCGATGCTTAATGACCGCAGGGTCGATGATTACCTGAATCGCCTCGGCCTCCGCCTGGCTGCCAAGGCTCCTGGAGAGAAGTATCCCTACCAATTCAAAGCCGTCAACGACATGAGCATCAATGCCTTCGCTCTTCCCGGAGGCTTCCTCTTTGTGAATCGCGGCACCATGGAAGCCGCAGACGACGAAGCCCAGCTGGCCGGCGTCATGGCGCACGAGATCGGTCATGCGGCCTTACGCCATGGCACCAATCAGGCAAGCAAGGCTTATCTCGCGCAAGTGCCTCTGGCAATTCTGGGGGGGCTGGGAGGCCGTTCGGTCGGAGCAGTGCTGGCCCAGATCGGTGCCGGCTTTGCCACCGATTCGGTGCTGTTGAAGTATTCGCGCGACGCCGAACGTCAGGCGGATCTCCTGGGGACACAGGTACTGTACGACACCCGCTATGATCCGCGCGCCATGTTGCAGTTTTTCGAAAAGCTCCAGGCCCAGGGAGGGAGCAGGATGCCGCAGTGGCTCAGCAGCCACCCGAACACTGAAAATCGGATCAGCGACATCTCTGTGGAGATCGACCGGCTCGGTGGCCCGCCGCAGGGCGCGATCGCCGATTCGGCTGAGTTCCAGGCGATCCGGAAGTATGTCAGGTCGCTGCCCCGGCCCAAAGAGGCTCCTGCAACGAAACCGCAAAGCGATGTGCAGCCGCGCGCCCAGCGCCCGCCCAAACCGTCGAATCAGCTTCGTGATTACGAGAATGATATTCTGCGGCTGCGTCATCCCGACAATTGGAGCGCGCGCGACAGCGATCAGTCGGTGATGATCGCGCCGGACAACGGCATTATCGCGGGGAGCCAGGGAGACTCGTTGGCGTATGGAATGATGATCTCCGTTTTTCCGCCACAGGCCGGGCGTTCCGGACGATTTGACCTGCAGGAGGCGACGAACCAGCTGATTGCCGGTTTGCAGCGCGAGAATCCAAACATGCGCGTGACGAAATCCAGCGCGCAGCTGCGGGTCGGCGGCGAACGCGCCCTGGCAACCACGTTGCGGAACGACTCGCCGGTCGGGGGGACCGAGACCAACTGGCTCGTGACGGTGCTGCGCCCTGAAGGTCTCGTTTATTTTGTCGGAGTCGCTCCCGAGCAGGAATACGGCGATTATCGGCGCGCCCTGGAAAACATGGTCAACTCGGCCCGGTTCATAGCAAAATGA
- a CDS encoding cytochrome c — protein MKIIASIVILAIVLVIAFLFFIYLGIYNVSAIEPHSRPIRWVMSTTMDNSVRRHAAGISAPPLTDADMVRRGAGYYQTSCATCHGAPGVARATFAKGLNPAPPSLAGAVSDWTPAELFWIVKNGVRMTGMPAFAPAYDEAQLWALIAFLQRLPALSPQDYQTLVKGIGAGPQ, from the coding sequence ATGAAAATCATTGCATCGATTGTGATCCTCGCGATTGTGCTCGTCATTGCGTTTCTTTTTTTCATCTACCTGGGGATCTACAATGTGAGCGCCATTGAACCGCACAGCAGGCCAATACGTTGGGTCATGAGCACTACCATGGACAACTCAGTTCGCCGGCATGCGGCAGGAATTTCGGCTCCGCCTCTCACTGACGCGGATATGGTGCGCAGGGGCGCGGGTTACTACCAGACGTCCTGTGCCACTTGCCATGGCGCTCCAGGCGTGGCGCGCGCGACTTTCGCCAAAGGCCTGAATCCAGCGCCACCCAGTCTTGCTGGGGCCGTGTCGGACTGGACGCCGGCAGAACTCTTTTGGATCGTCAAGAACGGAGTCAGAATGACCGGCATGCCGGCGTTTGCCCCGGCATACGACGAAGCACAGCTTTGGGCGCTGATTGCCTTTCTGCAGCGACTGCCCGCACTCTCCCCCCAGGATTACCAGACGCTCGTCAAAGGGATCGGTGCCGGACCACAGTAA
- a CDS encoding D-sedoheptulose 7-phosphate isomerase encodes MIESIRNAVSESLRLKQSFFTANEEKIAAVAREICRILENGNKVLLFGNGGSAADAQHIACEWVGRFSRERRPLAAVALTTDTSILTAVSNDYGYEEVFARQIRALGKPGDASIGISTSGNSPNVCLANEAAREMGLITVGFTGCDGGKLGAAVQYHLHVPHRASARVQEVHIMIGHILCALIDENLKGL; translated from the coding sequence ATGATTGAGAGCATCCGGAACGCTGTCTCCGAAAGCCTGCGGCTGAAACAATCGTTTTTCACCGCCAACGAAGAAAAGATCGCCGCGGTGGCGCGCGAGATTTGCCGGATTCTGGAAAACGGCAACAAAGTGCTGCTGTTCGGCAACGGCGGGAGCGCCGCCGACGCCCAGCACATCGCCTGCGAATGGGTGGGCAGATTCAGCCGCGAGCGCCGCCCTCTGGCCGCCGTTGCTCTGACGACGGACACTTCCATCCTGACCGCCGTGAGCAACGACTACGGGTACGAGGAGGTCTTTGCGCGCCAAATCCGGGCTCTCGGGAAGCCGGGTGACGCCTCCATCGGCATCTCGACCAGCGGCAATTCGCCGAATGTGTGCCTGGCCAACGAGGCGGCTCGGGAGATGGGTCTGATTACCGTGGGCTTCACAGGCTGTGACGGCGGGAAGCTCGGCGCCGCGGTTCAATACCACCTCCACGTGCCGCACCGGGCATCGGCGCGGGTGCAGGAGGTCCATATCATGATCGGGCACATCCTGTGCGCGCTGATTGATGAGAATCTGAAAGGTCTGTAA
- a CDS encoding cation:dicarboxylase symporter family transporter has translation MKRRRFPSLTVQILIGLVIGIFIGWLEPGWGKSIKPMADIFLRMIKMIIAPLIFSTLVIGIAGTGDFRKVGRIGLKAIIYFEIATTVALLIGLVTVNVFKPGQYISQSVTRSSAPPQSASTLIQAHESGSDFLINVFPTSVVDAMAKGNILQLVIFSIFFGLALAAIGEKGQPLISVLNTVAETMFRFTDFVMRFAPLGVMAAIAWTVGDKGLGVLRGYASLVLCFYGALIFFVFVVLFLVCSMIRVPFMRLFKAIREPFTIAFTTASSEAALPTAMEMMERFGCPRDIVGFVLPTGYSFNLDGATLYLSLASIFIAQVFGIPLDIKTQLAMMLTLMLTSKGVAGVPRASLVILAGTVASFNLPLEGVALLLGIDQILDMGRTATNVTGNCVATAVVARWEGVLDDKKMLAFEGGKAAPATASMQTD, from the coding sequence ATGAAAAGGCGGCGTTTTCCCTCTTTGACCGTGCAGATTCTGATTGGTCTGGTGATCGGCATCTTCATCGGCTGGCTTGAGCCGGGCTGGGGCAAGTCCATCAAGCCCATGGCCGATATTTTCCTGCGCATGATCAAAATGATTATCGCACCCCTGATTTTTTCGACATTGGTCATCGGCATCGCCGGCACAGGTGATTTTAGGAAAGTCGGACGCATCGGGCTCAAAGCCATAATCTACTTTGAGATCGCCACGACCGTTGCTCTCTTGATCGGACTGGTAACGGTAAACGTGTTCAAGCCCGGGCAATACATCTCCCAGAGCGTCACCCGAAGCTCAGCCCCGCCCCAGTCGGCCAGCACGCTGATACAGGCTCATGAGTCCGGCAGCGACTTCCTGATTAATGTCTTCCCTACCAGCGTAGTCGACGCGATGGCGAAGGGTAACATCTTGCAGTTGGTCATCTTTTCCATCTTTTTCGGCCTCGCGCTGGCCGCAATTGGTGAAAAGGGGCAGCCGCTCATTTCTGTTCTGAACACGGTGGCCGAGACGATGTTCCGCTTCACCGATTTTGTGATGAGATTCGCGCCACTGGGGGTGATGGCAGCGATTGCGTGGACCGTCGGAGACAAGGGACTGGGAGTGCTGAGAGGATACGCGAGCCTGGTCCTTTGCTTCTATGGGGCCTTGATCTTCTTTGTGTTCGTAGTGCTGTTTCTGGTTTGCAGCATGATCCGGGTGCCTTTCATGCGCCTGTTCAAGGCCATTCGTGAGCCGTTTACCATCGCCTTTACGACCGCCTCGAGCGAAGCTGCACTTCCTACCGCCATGGAGATGATGGAACGCTTCGGCTGCCCGCGAGACATCGTGGGATTTGTTCTCCCCACGGGTTACAGCTTCAACCTCGATGGCGCCACTCTTTACCTGTCGCTGGCTTCGATTTTCATCGCGCAGGTCTTCGGCATTCCCCTTGATATAAAGACGCAGCTCGCCATGATGCTCACGCTGATGCTTACGTCCAAAGGGGTCGCGGGCGTGCCGCGCGCGTCCCTCGTGATTCTCGCCGGGACGGTTGCCAGCTTCAATCTGCCGTTGGAAGGAGTCGCCCTCCTGCTCGGCATCGATCAGATCCTCGATATGGGGCGCACGGCCACCAACGTGACCGGAAACTGCGTCGCAACCGCCGTAGTAGCGCGCTGGGAGGGAGTGCTCGACGACAAAAAGATGCTGGCCTTCGAAGGCGGTAAAGCCGCTCCGGCCACCGCGAGCATGCAAACGGACTAG